The following proteins are encoded in a genomic region of Amphiura filiformis chromosome 18, Afil_fr2py, whole genome shotgun sequence:
- the LOC140139048 gene encoding acid-sensing ion channel 2-like, translated as CRLFWLVVILASLSGAAYIIHQFQSRYHKFDISTKVTIEYNQSMTFPAVTLCNLNQFRRSKFDNATLDLLVKAGVLFQKDPNDWTAYSEAIESDASFNFSFVTHSFEEMLMECLWNGFLKCVHQNFTASITDLGVCYTFNNPSNVDDALVVNKPGIDHGLTLTLDIDQDEYITGDFKGAGVKVCMVVLHPQGVRPLMMEGGVVVSPGFETLVSIKHTKSLSQPHPYSSNCTEDSLKYSKVYTVPLCLHECKVDYVTKKCGCRDPRYPEVSSTWDYFVPINSL; from the exons TGTAGACTATTCTGGTTGGTAGTAATTCTGGCATCCTTATCCGGGGCAGCTTATATAATTCATCAGTTTCAATCACGTTACCACAAATTCGATATCTCAACCAAGGTTACCATTGAATACAACCAGAGTATGACATTTCCAGCGGTTACATTGTGTAATTTAAACCAATTCCGACGATCAAAGTTTGATAACGCTACGCTTGACTTGTTAGTGAAAGCCGGTGTTTTGTTTCAAAAAGATCCAAATGACTGGACCGCGTATTCTGAAGCTATCGAAAGCGATGCGAGTTTCAATTTTTCATTCGTGACGCATTCTTTCGAAGAAATGCTTATGGAATGTCTATGGAACGGCTTTTTGAAATGTGTGCATCAGAATTTTACTGCATCGATAACCGATCTTGGCGTTTGTTATACATTTAATAATCCGTCAAACGTGGATGATGCTCTTGTCGTAAATAAACCAGGTATTGATCATGGTCTGACGCTAACATTGGATATTGATCAGGACGAGTACATAACGGGAGATTTTAAAGGAGCAGGGGTTAAGGTgtgtatg GTTGTGTTACATCCGCAGGGAGTGCGCCCCTTAATGATGGAGGGCGGGGTTGTCGTTTCTCCGGGATTTGAAACACTTGTTAGCATTAAACATACCAAG TCGCTATCTCAACCACACCCATATTCATCAAATTGCACTGAAGACAGTTTGAAGTATTCCAAAGTGTACACTGTACCACTGTGTCTTCATGAATGCAAAGTGGATTACGTAACAAAGAAGTGCGGATGCCGAGATCCTCGCTACCCAGAAG tttcttctacatgggacTACTTTGTTCCAATCAATTCCCTTtag